Below is a genomic region from Desulfobacter sp..
AAAAGACCATTAAATCCCTGGATGGTAAATTTGAGCTAGAAACCCCGCGTGACAGGGCCGGAACCTTCTCTCCACAGATCGTCAAAAAACATCAGACAACGCTCAGCGATGAAATTGAAAGAAAGATAATAGCCCTTTACGGCCTGGGCATGAGTTATAATGATATGGCTTCCCATTTACAGGAAATCTATGGACTTGAGATTTCAAATGCCACTCTGAGCACCATTACCGATAAAATCATCCATACCGTCAAAGAATGGCAGGCCAGGCCGTTGGAAAATGTGTACCCAATCGTATGGCTTGATGCCATACATTATAAAGTACGAGAAAACGGAAAGGTCGGCAGCAAAGCCGTTTACACAATTCTTGGGGTGAATATCGAGGGCCGCAAAGAGGTTCTTGGGCTGTACATATCCGAGAATGAGGGTGCGAACTTCTGGCTGCAGGTGTTAACAGACCTTTCAAACCGAGGGGTAAAAGATATCCTGATTGCCTGTGTTGATGGTCTAAAAGGTTTTCCCGAGGCCATTGAGACCATATTCCCGGACACAGAAGTTCAACTCTGCGTAGTCCACCAGATCCGAAATTCATTGAAATACGTTGGTTCCAAAAATAAAAAGGAATTTATGGCAGATCTAAAACGTGTTTATAAAGCGGTCAATAAGGATCTGGCCGAAGAAGAACTGGATATCTTGGAAAATAAATGGAATGACAAATACCCGATTGTGATAAAATCCTGGCGGAACAACTGGGAACGCCTCAGTCATTTCTTTAAATATCCAGAAGAGATTCGACGGATAATATACACCACAAATACCATTGAGGCTGTGCATCGACAGTTTCGAAAACTGACCAAAACAAAGGGATCATTCCCGAACCAGGACAGCCTGTTAAAGCTGCTTTACACGGGGATCCAGAACGCCAGTAAAAAATGGACAATGCCGATTCAAAATTGGTCACTGACAATTTCCCAGTTGGCAATTTTCTTTGAAGGCCGGCTGGATAAAGAGCTGGGAATTTGATAGGGATTTATTTACAGATGGAAAAGATGGTTCCAGGAACTCCACTCCAGCAAAAGTCAACTCCTCCGACGTGGCTGATTGAAGGCCCATTCTCGGACCTGACTTTTACTTCCGCTGGCGCTGAGGCAGATCCGGGAACCGAAACCGTGACACAGAATTCTGAACATTCCCGGCGGATGGCCCGGTCAACATCCAGAAGGCTGTTTCGTACAAGAACCACCTCTCCTGTTTCCTTGGCCGTGTCCGTTCCCGACCCAATGGCAATGCCGATATCTGCCTGGGCAAGGGCCGGTGCATCGTTGATCTCGTCTCCCACCATGGCCACCTTGAGTCCCTTGTCCTGGTATTTTTTAACCCAATTGATTTTATCTTTTGGCAGCACCTGGGCCTCGACCATGGAAATGCCGACTTGTTGGGCAACGGACCAGGCTGCGGCCTGGTTGTCTCCTGAGATCAGTCCGGTTTTTATGCCGGCCCGGTCAAGTCGCTGGATCGCAGCCTGGGAATCCGGCTTGATGACATCGGCCAGTCCAATGATCCCGATGACCTGGCTGTCCTGGCTGATGAAAATGGTGGTTTCCCCCTTTTGGGATAGTTCTGTTTCTTTTGATTTCAAGGCGGCCGGGATCTGGTCATTTTTTACCAGCTGAAGATTTCCTGCCTTTACCAGGCGTTTGTCCAACCGGCATTCAACCCCGTGTCCTGCCACCTCCCGCGCCTGGGTGGTTTTTTTCAGGGCAATTCCTTTGTCTTCGGCCATTTTGATGATGGGGGCAGCCAAAGGGTGGGAGGAGTTGGCTTCAGCGCTTGCTGCGATTGTTAACACATGGTCCGGGTCCACCCCTTTGGCCGGATAGATGCTGGGGGCGCATTCCCATTTTCCCGGTTATACCGCTGGCACTGGATTGTGCATGTTTGCTATCTGCTTCAGGCAGTTCCAACGCCCTGCTTTATAAAATGATCGCAGCATAATCATTTTTTCTGCATTCTCCCGATACCAAAAGATGCATGGAACTTTAAGACGTAAATTCACGACTCTCCGAATCGAACTTTCAATAGCACCGCTGCCAATAGGTAAGTTCAACGCTTTTACAGTTGAGAAATTAAGCCTCAGTTCATTGCGCACAAAATAATCCCGTTCCGTCTTGATAGCCTTACTGTTTCTGCCTCTACAAAGCTTCTGGACGGCCTGTACCACCTCAATCGCCTTTCCCTTCAGCAGAAGACCTCGCTGCTTCGATACCCAGCGTTTGCGTTCCTTGGATGACCAGGTCTTCCTTAAGCCTGCTACTGTACCCAGATGCTCAACTGCATGGTAGAAATCGAGAAGTTCATACACACGCTCAGGAGCCAAACCCAATGCTTTTAGCAGTCCGGGGATTCGATTCCAAATCCAATGTGCCCCATCTGCAACAAACAGTATTTTGTCTGAGTTCTGAATATGAAGGGAGTTCAAATAACCCTTTAACAAGTGGAATACACCATCCGGTCCATTGAAACAGCCATCAATAAATGGTGAAAAGCTTTTTTCTTGTTTTCCATGGGCGTCCACTACATAAATGATCAAAAGCTTGGGTTCTCGCCATGCCCCACGAAATCGGGTTCTATCCTTTTGGGTTTTTGGTCCCCTTTTCTTCTCTCTGAGCCGAGTGCGGCCACCATCAGTGCTGATAACGACTCGCCGCCCTTCAAGTAAATCTCTATCATTTAATGGGATTCGGCCCGCTTGTTGTTCGGCTCGAGCCCGCTATGCGTACCGATAGGTCAGTTTACGGATGACCTTTATACCCAACGTCATCCCACGGTCACAAAGCACTTGACGGACTTCTTCAAAAGAACTTAATAAGGCTGACCAAGAACTCACCATAGAAGCCAAAGCAGGCGAGCAGCGATCATGGATTCCAAGAAGGATTAAGCCAGCGTATGCACCTTTATATCTTTTTCCTTTTCGGCGGTCACAGGACCTTCGATAGTATCGAACATGAATATCAACCGAACTATCTGTACAAAGCTGAATCCAAACGGTCTCAAGCCCTTCGCTTTTCATCCGTCCCGGCCAATTGGACATCAATTCTTTTTCTTGGTCGACCTGTTCAGAGGAATCTACTGAGGCCTGGATCTTTTTTTTAAAAAAAAGGCGCTTATCCGATTTGTATACTCAAGGATTTCCTGCTCCATCTGTTCTAATTCGTTAGCGTTACGAACCAAGCGATTTGGATCTTCTTCCAGTTCTTTGAGGCATGCAAGGACTTCATCAACAGTATTACAATCTTCAGCTTTCTTCATTAGCACAATCCATTTATGTTCATTTCAGCGTAACAGAGGATATCATTCTTTTTGCTCTAAAAGACAGGCCTTTTTAAAACCGGGAAAATGGGAATGCGCCCGATGCTGGTGACTTGGGGTCGGCCCTGGGTGATGGTTCCGGTCTTGTCAAAGAGGACCATGTCCAGTTTTGAAATATGTTCAAGCGCCGCCCCTTTTTTAAACAAAATTCCCTTATTTAGCCCCACACCTGTGCCGACCATGATGGCGGTGGGGGTGGCAAGGCCTAAGGCGCAGGGACAGGCAATCACAAGTACGGCGATCATTCGTTCAAAGGCGAATAAAAAAGGAGAGACCCCGTGGCTCAGACCTGCCAGAAAATATCAATAGCAGAATGTGGCCAAAGCAATGGTTACCACCACCGGAACAAATACATTGGAGGCCATGTCTGCCAGACGCTGGATCGGGGCCTTGTCTGCCTGGGCATCTTCCACCAGTTTGATGATTCCGGCAAGCACGGTATCATTCCCTGTTTTGGTGGTCGTAAGGGTAATGGTGCCGGACTGGTTGATGGTGGGGCCGATCACCTTTTTTCCCGGGGATTTTTGGACGGGAAAGGATTCTCCTGTGAGCATGGATTCATCCACCAGGGTTTGGCCTTCAATAACGTCACCGTCCACCGGGATTTTTTCTCCGGCAACCACCCGGACGATATCCCCTTTTTCAACCATGGACGCGGGAGTGATTGTTTCTTTTCCGTTCCTGATCACCCGGGCGGTATCTGCATTCAGGGCCAGCAGCTCTTTTAATGCCTGGCCGGTCCTGCCCTTGGCATTGGCTTCAAGCATTTTGCCGATCATGATAAAGGTGATGAGCATGGCGGCACTGTCAAAAAATACAGGGGCTGCGGAATCCATGAAAAACAGGGAAAACAGAGAGTAAAAATAGGCTGCAGAGATCCCCAGAGTGATCAGAACATCCATGTTGGCAGCACGGTTTTTCAATGAATAATAGGTACCTTCGTAAAAGGCGCGGCCCGAGACAAACTGGACCAAAGAGCCCATGGCACAGAGAATATAGTTGGTAACCACCCGGTCAAAAAGCCCAAGGTGCATGATTCCCATCATGGGAAGGGTGAGGCTCAAAGCAAAGAGAAACCTGAATTTTTCTTTGCCCACGTTTTTTAAATCGCTGTTGTTTTCAGATACAGCCCCGTAACCTGCCTGGCTGACAATATTAAAGACGGCTTCATCATTCAGGATTCTGGAATCATAGGTGACAAACCCTTTTTCCAGGGGCAGGTTGATGGCGCAGGAGTCAATCCCCTCTGCCCGTTTAAAGGCTTTTTCAATGGCAAGGGAGCAGTTTGCACAGCTCATGCCCTGGATGTTAAAGGAGATGCTGGCAAGATGGGTCTCATCTTCAATGGGCGCCTTTTTTGAAACTGTGGTCTCTGTTTCCGGTTCTGGACTGCCGGATTGAGGCGTTAAAAAATATCCTTCTTGGCAAATGGTTGATTCCAGGTCTTTGACCAAGGTTTTTGCCGGGTCAAGGTCCAGAATGACCTTGTTGTTTTCAAATGAAGCCCTGACATGACTGACCCCGGGATGATTTTCCAATGCCTTTGTCACGGCTTGCTCACAATGCTGGCACATCATGCCGTAAACCTTGATTTCATGGGTTTTGATCATTTTTAATGCCTCATAAGGTGGTGGACGGCCTTGGCTGGCCGTCAATACCCCGCATATTTCACGAATCGATTTTGCTCTAGCTGCAAGGCGTCAGGCCGTAAAGCCGTAGTGAGTCTACTGCGAACGGTCTGCAACGACGCAGATGAGGTAAAATCGGTTCGCCCGAAGGGTGACCACCCTTGAAATTGGTTTGGTAATTATAACTTTCTGTATTTAAAGAAATTAATACATACCTTCCTCAAATTGTCAGTTTCTGACCTTCAGGTTATGAAATATTCGGGTCTAAAGGACTTTGGCTGTGAACCCGAATGCGGTGATCTCTTTGATCACAAGATCCATATCCACAGGGGTCTCTGATTCAAATCGGGCCGTTTGGGTCTCAAGATCCACATGAACACGGGATACATGGTCCAGGGATTCAAGATAGGTTTTTACCCGGCCCGTGCAATGGGCGCATGACATGCCTTTTACGCTCAGTTTATTTTCCATGATATCTTTCCTTTCTTTATATGAAACCGCGCCCAAGAGATTTTTCTCATAAGCGTTTTATTTTTGTTGTGGGCAAACATGGATGAAATACCAGGTCGGCCCATGGCCGTTATTTTCGGCTGTACTTGTAAACGGTTTCAATGAGTTCGTTTATCTTTTGCTGGCCTTCCCCCTTTTGAATGGCAGCGGTAACACAGGATTCCACATGGCGTTTCATGATGATTTTGGCTACCCCGTGAAGGGCTTTTTCAGCCGCTGTGATCTGGTTGATGATATCAATGCAGTATTTTTCATTTTCAACCATTTTCCCGATTCCCCTGATCTGTCCTTCAATTTTTTTTAGCCGGGTTGAGGCATCTTTTTTCACTTCCGGGTTGAACATTTTTTTTCCTTTGAGTTTGTTGTTTTCTACCATACCCCCGTAGGGTATAAAAATGGAGATCAATTCAGGATATGTCAATCCCCCGGATAAAAAAAAAGGGAATCGTTTGATTTTACAAAAAGATCAGTCTACAAAAAGAGCCAGTTACAAGAAAAAGCAGGCGGATGTGCAGAAATTAAATCGATTTAGTTGAGAAAATTAAGGGATATAACATGGGCGTTGATTTAGTTCATTTCCAGGATCTTGCATTAAAAGATCCCAAAATTGTTGTCAACGATACCGGAGCCAGGTTTGATCCTCAAACCTGCACCTTTGATCTTAAGGTATGGGACCGCAGGTATGAGGTGGATTTGAAAAAAGGGCAGGTAAGGTCTCTGGATCCTGAATTTCCCCTTTTGCATCCGTTTATGGACCTGTTCATTGTTCACTATCTTATGACCGCCGTATCCTTGCCATTGTCCGGAGTTTGGGTGTCGGAAAAGGATATTCCCGGGGGAAGTGCTTTTTTCAGGGGGCCCCACACCCTTCCCACCCGGGGGGTTGCCAAGACTTTTGGAGATGATTTAAACGGATTTACAACACTTGGCAAAACCCTTGGGGGCCGAGCCCTTGACATGGGTGATGCCGCCTTTGCCTTTGAGATTACGCCCCATATAGTTGTGGCTGTTTTGCTCTGGCAGGGGGATGAGGATTTTGAGGCCGAGGCCAAACTTTTGTTTGATAAAACCATTTCTTCTCACCTGGCCCTGGATATTATCTATGCCCTGGCCGTGATGGTCTGTGACGCGTTCAGCTGATATGGACGAGCATGTTTTTAAGAGGGCCTTCCATGGGCCCCGAAATGGTCCGGGGCCCGGTAAAGACGGTTTTCCTAGAAAATCGTTTTGGCAAGGTCTTGTATTTGAATTCCCAATTGCTCGGGGGTAAAGCAGTACTGCATGTCCAGGAAGGGCTGTCTCAGCCTTGTGATTTCATCCTTGATATCTGACCCTTTTAGAATATGGTCGGCCATGAGTTGTGCAAGGGTGTTAAAGTCTGTTTTTTTCATGCCGAACCGTGTCATTTCAGAGACCCCCATGCGCAGGGCGCCGGATGCGGTAAACCCTTCTTCTTCCGGGGTGGCCTGGTAGTTGACAATGATATTCTGGGCTTCGAGATCCTGGGCAATCTGCGCCCCTTTTCCATATCCCACGTTGAGGATGACTTGGTGGGTCTGGGTATAGGAAATATCCGGGTCTCCTGCCACATCCAGACCCTGGGATTTCAGGGCCAGGGCAAAGGCCTTTGCATTGGCAATGGTCTGGGCCTGGTAATCGTCCTTGAACTGGTTCATCTCATAGGCGGCAAACAAGAGTCCGGTCATGGTGCCCAAATGATGGTTGGACACGGATCCCGGAAAGGTTCTGCGTTTGACGGCTTCCCAGAAATCATACTCAGGGGTGCCATAATTCTTTTCGTCTAAAAAGTTGCCGGCAATCACCCCTCTCTGGGTGCCGAAAAAGGTTTTATGGGTGGAGCCTGTGATCACATGGGCGCCCTGTTTTAGGGGCTCCTGGAAATGAGGGCCGTAGAGTCCCAACACATGGGCCATGTCATACATGACCAGACAGCCCGGAGCAAATTCATCCACCAATTGTCTGATCTCTTTTACAGGCTCTTTGTGGATGATCATACTTTTGCCCAGAATGACAAGTTTGGGCTGGTGGGCTTTTATCAGGTCTTTACAGGCCTTGATATCAATTTTATAGGGGTTGTCCGCCAATACCGGGAAATTGACCACTGCAGGTTTTTCCGTTTTGGGATCCCTGGCCACAAAATCCCGTAAAGCCCCCATGGGCTGGGCGCTTAAATGGCCACCCCGGATGATATGGTTGTTCATGACCTTGGCCAGGCGGCGCTGTTCATTTTTCCGGTCGTTCCGGTTCACAAAGTCGACCAAAGCCGAGAATAAAGCGGTATTGGCCATCTGCCCTGAAATAACCCGGGATTCCACGGCATTGCAGTCAAAGAAGGTCATGAATTCCTGGTTAAGCCTTGTTTCAACCTCCTGGATAAATCCTGTGCCCTGGTAGTAAAAGACATCTTTTCCAAAAAAGGCTTTAATATCCTTGTGTTCGGCATACCGGTTCACAGGATCGGATATGGAGAGCATTCTGGTGACCAGGGACTGGCTCATCTCAGAGGGGATCAGGTTGATACAGGATTTTTGGCGCCAGCCATGGTTAAAAATGGTCTTGTCCACAAGGGTTTTGGCTGCGGACAGACTTGTGTTTGCCGGATTTTGGGGGCCTTGTGTTTTCAATTGGTCATGGGGAATGCTTCGCACATAGGGCGGGGCTTCAGACCGCATATGATAGGGCATGGTGCAGGCCGCACATCTTTTTTTTCTGATTTCAATTTCCAGGACAGCCCCTTCGTTTATGTTGCTGTCTATGAGACCCAGGGCAATGGCACGGCGTTTGGGATCTGTTTCAAAATTTCCAAAAAGTTCCGGGCCGGATCCTTTAAGATAGGGCACCATGGTGCCTGAGGTGATATAGCCCACATGGCGTCCATTGGAAAAAATTTTGTATCCTTCCCGTGCAATGCCTTTGCCGGTGACGGCAATGGGGGTGATGATTCTGGGCAGGGCCGGGTCCAGCAGACCCCCTGTCTTTTTTTCCATGGCCGCACAAAAGGCTTTGAACTGTTCGTACAGGGCCTGTTTACCGATGAATTCACCTTTTAAGGGCGAAAACGAGACAGCAAATTTAGAGAGCCTTGAGGCAAATATGGGAATCTCTTTTGTCTCGGGATCTGTGCCCAGTTCATGACCGTAAAGGGGGAGGCCTGCTTCCAGGCGCAGGGTATCCCTTGCGCCCAGGCCAATGGGAACAGCGCCGGCCTTGACCAGGCGGTCCCAGATGTCTCGGGCATGGGCATTGTCCACAAAGAGTTCAAACCCCAGGGGTTCTCCTGTATAGCCTGTGCGGGCAATATCCACCGGGGCATTTCCCATATATGCCCGGCAAAGATTGTTTCTGGCAGGTTCGGGCAGACTGCCCTGGGTGATCAACGGCAGCAGAATGGATTTTGATTTTGGACCTTGCAAAGAGATCATGGCCCGGTCAAAGGTTTTATCCTGCATGTCAACCCCGGGAAACTCATTTAGATGGGCCTTAAAATGGTCCAGATCTTTTTTTCGGTTGGAGGCGTTGACCACCAGCAGGTATTCGTCCTCAACAAAGCGATACAGATAGGCATCGTCAATGGCGCCGCCGTTTTCGTTCTGGATCAAGGTATACTGGCTTTCTACGATTTCAAGGGCAGCGGCATTGTTGGTGAGCACATGCTGGAGAAAGTCTAAGGCTTTTTCTCCTTTAAAATAGAGTCTGCCCATGTGGGAGACATCAAATATTCCGGCGATGGTCCTGCAGGCTAGATGTTCTTTGATAATGCCGTCAGGGTATTGGATGGGCATCTCCCATCCCCCGAATTCAATCAGCTGGGCTGAAAGGGTCTTGTGATTTTCAAGAAAAATTGTCTGTTTTAAATCGCTCATATTTCCTCCGTATCATAAGCAAAATACCCTTTGGCCGCCTGTTCAAAAGCCTGTGGGAATTACCTGTGGAAATTTTTGGATGTCAGGGTCTGCCATCCCGTATTAAGTTCAAGTATACTCAAGTATAAATTGGAGGGCGGCGGCCCTCCCAAGGTTAAATACCCTAGTCCTTTCCGAATATCCTGTCAATGCGTATTCAGCTTTAGGAATGAAAAACCAATTAAAAGGGATACCAGGGCCAGAATCGTACAGAAGCCTGAAACCAGGCTGATGCCCACGAGGCCGTGGTTCGTCCAGATCAGACCCCCGCAAAGCGCCCCGATCACCCGGCCGATACCGGCAACGGCATAGAAGGCTGACATGGTGGAGGCCCGAAGGCCCGGGACCAGTTCCGTGCTTAGGCTCATTGAGGTGACAAAGGTGAACTCAAAGCAGAAAAAGACCAGAAAAAGACCAGAAAAAGTCCGGCCAGGACACATCCTAGGCCCATGTCTGCGAAGGGCAGAATCAGATAGGCCCCAGCACTCAGGGCTGTGCCTGTGATCACGGATGTTTTCAGACCGATCCGGTCTGAAAACAGTGAGGTGCAGCCCTCTCCTAAAATTTCTGATATGCCGATGAATATGGTGCCGAACCCTATGGCTGCCAGGGAAAGCCCATAGGATTTTTCCAGCCATGCCCCGTAAATGACAAAAAGATTATCATTGGCCAGGGACATGAAAAATGAAAATCCCAGAATACCCAGGACCTGGGGATTTTTGACAATGGTTTTCCAATTGCTCAAAATGTTTTGTTTTGCAGGGGATCGGGGACTTGTCCCCGGGAGGCGACAACTTGTCCTTTGGCATGAATTTTAAGATAAGAAAAAAACAGACCAGGGAAAATATACCCAGGATGCAAAAGGGGGTCTGCCAGGAAAATCGTTCAATCAGAATGCCGGCCAGGGGGATCCCCGCAAGGGTAGAGCCTGCCCAGGCCGTCTCTGTGATGCCAATGACACGGCCCCTCTGTTCAATGGGTACATGCTGGCCGATAAAGCCCTGGAGGCTGGGGTCAAATATATTTTTGGTCAGCCCGGTTAAAAAAAGGGCGATCATGAGTACCGAATACATGGGGATAAGACCGGCGGCAAAGGTGCCGATGGTTAAAAACCCCACGGACAGAAGCATGAGCAGCTTATATCCGTATTTGTCGGCAAAGGAGGCCCCCACTGGGCCGAGAACGCCTGTGGCCTGGTTTACGGCAATCAAAGAGGTGATGGCAGACAGATCCACGTTCAGTCCCCTGGCAAATTCAGGGGCAAAGGGGTAGATCATCCGTTTGCTGATGTTCATCACAAGTTTGGTAAAAGTGGCAATGGAGATCAGCCCGTAAAAGGCTTTTGAGTCTTGGGTCATGGTTGTCTTTTTTCTTTAGAATGCGGCCAGAATTCTGAACTTGTCAAAAATCAGGAGCAGTCCGATGAGAATGAGCAGAATCCCTGCAATTTTATTGATGATGCCCATGATTTTTTTGGTTTTTTTCATAAAGCTGAGCATGGAGTTGATAAATATGGAGATGAGAATAAAGGGCAGGGCCATGCCTGAAGAATAAACCGCCAGAAGCCATACCCCTTTGAGTACGGTTTCCTGGCTTCCTGCCACAATGAGAATGCTGCCCAGCATGGGGCCGATACAGGGGCTCCACCCGGCCCCAAATGCCATGCCGATCGCAAAGGTGCCTGCCAGATGAAAGGGGGTTTCCTTGACATGGAAGCGTTTTTCAAATTGAAATCCCTTGATATTGATGATGCCCAGAAGATGGAGCCCGAATACCAGAATAACCCCGCCACCCACATACCTGACCACCCAGGCGTATTCTGAGGCAAGGCCCCCGAGAAAAGAGGCCGATGCCCCGAACAGAATAAAGATAAAGGAAAAGCCTGCCACATAGGCCAGGGTGGAGATGATGACTTTTTTCCTGATCGCTTTGTTGTCTGCGGTGAGTTCGTCAAGGGAGAGCCCGGTAATAAATGAAAAATACGCCGGGATCAGGGGGAGAACACAGGGCGATAAAAATGAGAGCAGTCCTGCAGCAAATGCGGCCGGAAAAGTGATGGTTTCAGTGAACACGATGATATTTCCTTTTTATCTATATTTAATCCACCCTAATCATTTTTAATTGGGTTTTCAAGCCTGGTCCGTCCGGGATGAAAAAATAATGAATATTTCAGGTCGATAAAATTTTGGCATACCCGAATAATGATTTTGGATTATATAAATTTTATATAGGAAATTTGAGTTATTTCATTCATTTCTTGACAAACTCACTCTCTTTGGGTAGGGCTGATTCTTGAAACAGACTATCATTTTTATTCGGATTATTATACCATACCTGGCTATGATGCAATTGAATCAACCCTAGTGATTGACCTTGGGAAACCACCCCGGGCAGTCCAAATTATGGAGTAAAAAGAATGGCAAAGAAGAAAAAAGAAGTTACATTGATGGATAAGGTTGTGTCCCTTTCAAAAAGAAGAGGGTTTGTATATCCGGGGTCTGAAATTTATGGCGGACTTGCCAATTCCTGGGATTTCGGCCCTTTGGGGGTTGAATTGCTCAACAACCTTAAAGCGGCCTGGTGGAAAAAATTTGTTACCGAGAGAACCGATATGGTGGGCCTGGATGCCGCCATCCTCATGAATCCGGATACCTGGGTGGCCTCGGGCCATGTGGGCAGTTTTTCCGATCCCCTCATGGACTGCAAAAAATGTAAATCCAGGGAACGGGCAGATAAACTTGTGGAAGCCTGGCAGTTTGAAAATAATTCAGAGGAAGGCCCGGCCAATTGGGCCGGTGAAAAAACCCCGCCCCAGGATATGCTGGATTTCATCAATGAGAAAAATATTACCTGTCCCCAGTGCAAGGCATTGGATTGGACCCTGCCCAAGGCCTTTAATCTGATGTTCAAGACCGAGCAGGGGGTTGTGGAAGGCAAGGGTAAAGATATCTATCTGAGACCGGAGACTGCCCAGGGTATTTTTGTCAATTTTAAAAATGTCCAGACCACCTCCCGAAAAAAAATACCCTTTGGCATTGCCCAGATCGGCAAGGCGTTCAGAAACGAGATCACCCCGGGTAACTTTGTGTTCAGAACAAGGGAATTTGAGCAGATGGAAATTGAATTTTTCTGCAAACCCGGCACTGAACTGGAGCACCATGAGTTTTGGAAAAACTTTGTCATGGACTGGTACAAGGGACTGAATGTAAACCCTGAAAATTTAAGGTTCCGGGACCATGACTCTGCCGAGCTTTCACATTATTCCAATGCCACCGCTGATGTTGAATATCTTTATCCCTTTGGCTGGGGCGAGCTTTGCGGTATTGCTTCAAGAACCAATTATGATCTGTCCCAGCATATGGAGCACTCATCCAAGGATCTTCAGTATTTTGACGAGGCTGCCAAGGAAAAGTATCTCCCC
It encodes:
- a CDS encoding IS256 family transposase, translating into MTEENTEFDFQKALKGIQEGKPFTGKGGVLTSLIKNLAEAALEGELESHLGQEVSANRRNGKSKKTIKSLDGKFELETPRDRAGTFSPQIVKKHQTTLSDEIERKIIALYGLGMSYNDMASHLQEIYGLEISNATLSTITDKIIHTVKEWQARPLENVYPIVWLDAIHYKVRENGKVGSKAVYTILGVNIEGRKEVLGLYISENEGANFWLQVLTDLSNRGVKDILIACVDGLKGFPEAIETIFPDTEVQLCVVHQIRNSLKYVGSKNKKEFMADLKRVYKAVNKDLAEEELDILENKWNDKYPIVIKSWRNNWERLSHFFKYPEEIRRIIYTTNTIEAVHRQFRKLTKTKGSFPNQDSLLKLLYTGIQNASKKWTMPIQNWSLTISQLAIFFEGRLDKELGI
- a CDS encoding HAD-IC family P-type ATPase, yielding MDPDHVLTIAASAEANSSHPLAAPIIKMAEDKGIALKKTTQAREVAGHGVECRLDKRLVKAGNLQLVKNDQIPAALKSKETELSQKGETTIFISQDSQVIGIIGLADVIKPDSQAAIQRLDRAGIKTGLISGDNQAAAWSVAQQVGISMVEAQVLPKDKINWVKKYQDKGLKVAMVGDEINDAPALAQADIGIAIGSGTDTAKETGEVVLVRNSLLDVDRAIRRECSEFCVTVSVPGSASAPAEVKVRSENGPSISHVGGVDFCWSGVPGTIFSICK
- a CDS encoding heavy-metal-associated domain-containing protein, with the protein product MENKLSVKGMSCAHCTGRVKTYLESLDHVSRVHVDLETQTARFESETPVDMDLVIKEITAFGFTAKVL
- a CDS encoding metal-sensitive transcriptional regulator, coding for MFNPEVKKDASTRLKKIEGQIRGIGKMVENEKYCIDIINQITAAEKALHGVAKIIMKRHVESCVTAAIQKGEGQQKINELIETVYKYSRK
- a CDS encoding DUF3786 domain-containing protein is translated as MGVDLVHFQDLALKDPKIVVNDTGARFDPQTCTFDLKVWDRRYEVDLKKGQVRSLDPEFPLLHPFMDLFIVHYLMTAVSLPLSGVWVSEKDIPGGSAFFRGPHTLPTRGVAKTFGDDLNGFTTLGKTLGGRALDMGDAAFAFEITPHIVVAVLLWQGDEDFEAEAKLLFDKTISSHLALDIIYALAVMVCDAFS
- the gcvT gene encoding glycine cleavage system aminomethyltransferase GcvT — encoded protein: MSDLKQTIFLENHKTLSAQLIEFGGWEMPIQYPDGIIKEHLACRTIAGIFDVSHMGRLYFKGEKALDFLQHVLTNNAAALEIVESQYTLIQNENGGAIDDAYLYRFVEDEYLLVVNASNRKKDLDHFKAHLNEFPGVDMQDKTFDRAMISLQGPKSKSILLPLITQGSLPEPARNNLCRAYMGNAPVDIARTGYTGEPLGFELFVDNAHARDIWDRLVKAGAVPIGLGARDTLRLEAGLPLYGHELGTDPETKEIPIFASRLSKFAVSFSPLKGEFIGKQALYEQFKAFCAAMEKKTGGLLDPALPRIITPIAVTGKGIAREGYKIFSNGRHVGYITSGTMVPYLKGSGPELFGNFETDPKRRAIALGLIDSNINEGAVLEIEIRKKRCAACTMPYHMRSEAPPYVRSIPHDQLKTQGPQNPANTSLSAAKTLVDKTIFNHGWRQKSCINLIPSEMSQSLVTRMLSISDPVNRYAEHKDIKAFFGKDVFYYQGTGFIQEVETRLNQEFMTFFDCNAVESRVISGQMANTALFSALVDFVNRNDRKNEQRRLAKVMNNHIIRGGHLSAQPMGALRDFVARDPKTEKPAVVNFPVLADNPYKIDIKACKDLIKAHQPKLVILGKSMIIHKEPVKEIRQLVDEFAPGCLVMYDMAHVLGLYGPHFQEPLKQGAHVITGSTHKTFFGTQRGVIAGNFLDEKNYGTPEYDFWEAVKRRTFPGSVSNHHLGTMTGLLFAAYEMNQFKDDYQAQTIANAKAFALALKSQGLDVAGDPDISYTQTHQVILNVGYGKGAQIAQDLEAQNIIVNYQATPEEEGFTASGALRMGVSEMTRFGMKKTDFNTLAQLMADHILKGSDIKDEITRLRQPFLDMQYCFTPEQLGIQIQDLAKTIF
- a CDS encoding MFS transporter, with the translated sequence MTQDSKAFYGLISIATFTKLVMNISKRMIYPFAPEFARGLNVDLSAITSLIAVNQATGVLGPVGASFADKYGYKLLMLLSVGFLTIGTFAAGLIPMYSVLMIALFLTGLTKNIFDPSLQGFIGQHVPIEQRGRVIGITETAWAGSTLAGIPLAGILIERFSWQTPFCILGIFSLVCFFLILKFMPKDKLSPPGDKSPIPCKTKHFEQLENHCQKSPGPGYSGIFIFHVPGQ
- a CDS encoding cytochrome c biogenesis protein CcdA; translated protein: MFTETITFPAAFAAGLLSFLSPCVLPLIPAYFSFITGLSLDELTADNKAIRKKVIISTLAYVAGFSFIFILFGASASFLGGLASEYAWVVRYVGGGVILVFGLHLLGIINIKGFQFEKRFHVKETPFHLAGTFAIGMAFGAGWSPCIGPMLGSILIVAGSQETVLKGVWLLAVYSSGMALPFILISIFINSMLSFMKKTKKIMGIINKIAGILLILIGLLLIFDKFRILAAF